One stretch of Methylopila sp. 73B DNA includes these proteins:
- a CDS encoding cell cycle transcriptional regulator TrcR, which produces MSNAPLMPKATAVWLVENTSLSFSQIADFCKLHELEVKAVADGEAAQGIKGQDPITSGQLTREEIERAQKNPNHQLELAVSKVRLPPVKPRKGPRYTPVSRRQDRPNAILWLVRNHPELKDSQIMRLVGTTKTTIAAIRDRTHWNAQNLTPADPVTLGLCSQIDLDFEVAKAAKANPDAVLRKEEEPETLLSADVTTAEEAPERELDVESVFAKLKQLKRDDADEDDDDRR; this is translated from the coding sequence ATGTCAAACGCGCCGCTGATGCCGAAGGCCACGGCTGTCTGGCTTGTCGAGAACACCTCGCTGTCGTTTTCCCAGATCGCCGACTTCTGCAAACTGCACGAGCTCGAGGTGAAGGCGGTCGCCGACGGCGAGGCCGCGCAAGGCATCAAGGGCCAGGATCCGATCACCTCCGGCCAGTTGACCCGCGAAGAGATCGAGCGCGCCCAGAAGAACCCGAACCACCAGCTGGAGCTCGCGGTCTCCAAGGTCCGCCTGCCGCCGGTGAAGCCGCGCAAGGGGCCGCGCTACACGCCGGTCTCCCGCCGCCAGGACCGCCCGAACGCCATTCTCTGGCTCGTGCGCAACCATCCCGAGCTGAAGGACAGCCAGATCATGCGTCTCGTCGGCACGACGAAGACCACGATCGCGGCGATCCGCGACCGGACGCACTGGAACGCGCAGAACCTGACGCCGGCCGATCCCGTGACGCTCGGGCTCTGCTCGCAGATCGACCTCGACTTCGAGGTGGCCAAGGCCGCCAAGGCGAACCCGGACGCGGTGCTGCGCAAGGAAGAGGAGCCGGAGACCCTGCTCTCCGCTGACGTCACCACCGCCGAAGAGGCGCCCGAGCGCGAGCTCGACGTCGAGAGCGTGTTCGCCAAGCTCAAGCAGCTCAAGCGCGACGACGCCGACGAGGACGACGACGACCGCCGCTGA